The DNA sequence gtacgtaagtgtgacagagaggcaacacttcgaacgtggttcgcggtaggccctctgcctgtctatcgttcgaatatgcaagagtgatagagaggagtTTCCCGGTAGgtatgtccgtccgtccatttgtctgtccgtatgtcacagccattttCTCATAAACGAATACGGcgttaactctcagaatgacCTTGGGATTTTAGAAAGATGCATCGGGTATCGGCGGTAACACGcgaacttaggtacctacctagacctaagtaggtattatgaaatatgaaatgaaatttggAACTTCCAAACACCGGACTTATCAGAATACCGGTATATCGAAACTGTCTTCTGAATCCCGGTATttgatgtttttagggttccgtacccaaagggtaaaaacgggatcctattactaagactccactgtccgtccgtccgtccgtccgtctgtcaccaggctgtatctcacgaaccgtgatagttgaaattttcacaggtgatgtatttctgttgccgctataacaacaaatactaaaaacagaataaaataaagatttaagtggggctcccatcccatacaacaaacgtgatttttgaccgaagttaagcaacgtcgggcggggtcaatacttggatgggtgaccgttttttttgcttgttttttgcttgttttgctctattttttgttgatggtgcggaaccctccgtgcgcgagtccgactcgcacttggccggtttttgttattttaatacgaagttttattaaaaagtggGAACTTGAGACGCTAattctaatctatctaatacctttaaacgagcaagtcttgtttatttatatatttatttatttatatatatatatatatatatatatttcggggatctcggaaacggctctaacgatttcgatgaaatttgctatatgggggttttcgggggcgaaaaatcgatctagctaggtattatctctgggaaaacgcgcattttcgagttgttatatgttttccgagcgaagctcggtcacccagatattagttcTAAAACCATATTGTCCTAATAACTTTAAGGAACAATCGACAATCCAATAGGTAATTGGCATTTACAACGATTTCATTTCGCACTCTAGGTTGCCATTTAGGTATCCTGTTTGTTAGGGCTAGCCACAGTCACCAGCAACCAGCAATGGGTTTTTGGTTTaacctcatttttagggttccgtacccaaagggtaaaaacgggaccctattactaagactccgctgtccgtccgtccgtccgtccgtccgtccgtctgtcaccaggctgtatctcacgaaccgtgatagctagatagttgaaattttaacagatgatgtatttctgttgccgctataacaacaaatactaaaaacagaataaaataaagatttaagtggggctcccatacaacaaacgtgatttttgaccgaagttaagcaacgtcgggcggggtcagtacttggatgggtgaccgtttttttgcttgttttgctctattttttgttgatggtgcggaaccctccgtgcgcgagtccgactcgcacttggccggtttttattcatgTTATCATGTCAATTCCAATAGGTAGTTAGTAAAGGCGTGGTACCGAAATATACAAAGCAACACACGTtgctaaataaaaatgttgacTTGTCttactaggtaggtataccttatgtttagttaagtaagtacctactttttaaataCGTTCTACCAGAAAATGCAGTGTTTCTTTATACTTAACAGTCATCCAAGATGTACTGTCACGCGAAGAATTAGAAATCAAGAAAATAAAGCTTATTTTTAATACTTTCCTCGTAAACGATTTTGAACATGATCCTGACGATCCTTTAATGAGTTCTTTCCAAAACAAGTAAAGAAGTCTAGATAGCTACTTACCTAGTAGATTTGTATACTTACCTGACAAATCTATCATTTAACAAGAATATAGcattcgagaaaaggtaggtagtgcccttgcgcttcgctttgctcgtcttggcgggggcactaccgacTACCTTGCCCCCAGATAGACTGTTAAGTATTACGTAAATAACATAATACTTAATGCCATAAAGCTCTAGAAAAATCTGTAACATTATAGAAactaggtattaggtataagtataacTTACATATTTTTCAAGTTTTTCCTGTTACAAGGAAGAACGGTACTTACGTTTCTTTTATTTCCTACCAGGGATGCGTTTCATCAGGGTATACACATTATGTCCCGCTACCATAAcgactaccgtaggctcaaagggcttAACGGACAAAACGCGATTTTTCAGGAGAgccaaaaaacagttttttttagaaaaaaaaaacataacttttttgtttgtttcaataAATGTATGTGGCTTATTCTTAACTTTTTGTGCTCTTTTAAACTGATTGCTTGACCGTATAATACAATGCTTAGTTACGAAAATAGCATGTCCGTTACGCCAAAAGACACGACTCTTTTTAAGAAGGGCGTCTCTTACGCctctttttttattgattatcttattcgaaaaagggcgtaatgtacaaaaaaaaaactatttcggTACCATTTGGCGTAAATCCAACAATTTCGTTGCAATATGGCAACTTGCATTTAAGGAACGCTATACTTCTAAGTactataatttacatttttttttcaaaaacttatagAGATGTATTCATTTGTTAAGTTTTTTccccatttttgttattttggatACTTAAACGTGGAAAAGGTCGTTTTTTTGCCACAAAaccaatgttttcttttttatttgtttatattacttcaACAGAATCACTGCTGTCCTACCatctgtatatatttatatatatcaaaacaatttataacaattacttttactATAGAAAGTATGTATGCGTCATTTCTGTTTTGTAATCTTAATTTGATCATAAATTGTACAACAACTCCAACTCTACGCTACGCTACGTAAATCCAACAATTTCGTTGCAATATGGCAACTTGCATTTAAGGAATACTATACATCTAAGTACTATaatatcgattttttttttctaaaacttagagatgtattcACTTTTAAGTTTTTTCCCCATTTATGTTATTTTGTATACTTAAACGTGGAAAAGGTAGAACTTTTTTAGCCACAAAaccaatgttttcttttttatttgtttatattacttcaACAGAATCACTTCTGTCCTACCATCtgtatctatttatgtatatcacaacaatttataacaattacttttactATATAAAGTATGTTGCGTTATTTCTGTTTGTAATCTGAATTTGatcataaattttacttttacataacataatacaattataggtaaaatagtagttttgacATCTCGTATCAAAACTCGTCTCGTTCAGTAAAACTGAATGAATATGTGATTATTTATGATATAACATCAGAGTAGGTAGCAAAAAGACAAATGGCCAGGCCTACGTATTTCTATGTAAACGCTTATAGACAGTAACTTTCATAAGGTTAATCCTATAAATTAgggtttaaacaaaaaagtattaaTATTACGTCTAAACAAAATTGTAAATAGCCCAGTCACATACAAAACTAAAAGTTATCAGTCTAATCTTAATCAATCGCCATAATTATCATTTGAATATAgtcgtattttattattttcataaaactaATGAAAAAAGTACCCACTAGTTCAATTCAAATTGATAAATATAGCATTAATGAGCACATGAGCAGGTGctgcaagtacctacttaataaaaaaaatgtcaaagAAAGTACTAGGACATCCCACTTAATAAACTCGAAATTGTACATAGTATGTTGGCGTATCTCTTACATTTAATTCTCTAACACTCGTATAAATATCCACTAGTTGTGGGCGTAACATACATTTAGCACTCAAAAATCTACTGCAAAAGGCGTAACTGTCAATAAATTAGCACAAATTTATCGTATCGTACAAAAAGTTGGGAGTTACGCCAAAATGTCTCACAACATTTATTTGAATTGGCAGATACGGCAAAATACGTTGGAAAATTGTGTTCACACATTGATTTTTCATAGGGCTTAacggacatttttttttcaagttatggAGACGATAAATATACCAAtcgatagagaaaaaaatactgagtataactgcattcatacctcattttcgtcattttgtcccttacgccctttgagcctacggtagtcgatAACTTTCATGTTTGTGGTaagtaaaacaaataggtaaataCCTACCTGCTTAAGTGCTTAGTTAATGGAAATTACACAAAGAGGATATCAGggaaaaggtaggtaggtacggaCGAAATTCATTGCTGTATTTACTCCGTTATGTCGTCGGGGTGTCGGTAAAATATTGCTTATTTTTAATCTTAGCAAACATAATCGTTAACCTTTAACCATTTGTCTGTGTATGATAAGAATCCTGACCCAATTTTTAGTCataatcatatttaaaaaaaaaagagaatgattttttttcctgtTCACAACCAACCAACGTTTTTTGCCCACCACACATATGAAAGGTTACTTAATTAAAACGTTTACGGTCAGTTAGAATTCACACAGGTATCATGCTGGTTTCTAAACAAAATCAGTCCCGGACATGGGAAGTCCCGGGTCACGCCATATACGGTAGCATTTCCTAGCTAGGTGGTTTAACAACTTACGCGGATGAAGTCACGTCAGCGGCTAGTACTTATGcaattaatatatttaagggagaaagttaatggggaagttcgtgcactgagttgtcccttttgtcccaggcgatgccgcttgacacaattgttccttggatcatacttaattgatctgaagtcttaacctggatattaacttttggcttccccccaaaaagggagaggagaaaagtggttccggctgtacactgcgctctgtttgatataaagccgcaatccgatgattgattgacataattgttctcccagaaggaggttcgtggggtatttgtctttggtacggtcgtatagagggcggctgggtgacctccagaaaattccgacttttggtctaccgcttccggtcagaaaaatgtttgacggcccggccaaacggtcggacctaggtggggggtgctcgaccaaatgtcatagaggtatcctggcagtttttgacgccgccattattttttttaaatggccgactttttttttttaatttttttcaagtttgtcctagcgcgatagacagcaacattgaatgttccagtattcaaagaaacttaattgctaaattgggaatcaaaacaactaaacatgtgccagaatccctaattttaaactactacgttttttgcttatcgatgtcagtgtcgtaagcgccatcggcaataaggtcccttttcatagataatagcacaatTAATACCTATCACTATTAATtttatctgggagaccgagctttgctcagaaTAGTCAGAATACATAATAAaagctcaaaaatgcgcgttttcccaaagataagaccttagctagatcgatttttcgcctccgcaaacccccatataacaaaattcatcgaaatcgttagagccgtttccgagatccccaaaatatataaatatatacgagAATACAAGAATTGTCGTTTACTAtaagattaaattaaaaatcaaaatatctttatgtaggtaacataaaaggtaattaaataaaggcACATTGCAGTGATTGATTTTATGAACTTTAATTTGACGCTATTAGTTTAAGAATTCGCTCATTAATATTCATAACAACATCCGACAGTTAAAAAGTCCCGACTAACTGTAAGAAGTGTGCGTCATACTCTGTCTACAAATAAATCTAGAGAGCGTGACGGTGATGGTCACGTAGGTCATGCGATATTGctttatgatatgatatattatattaaacaaactaATAAACTTCAGGCCGTCCCCTTTCGGGAAGAACCTATGTTTCCTCAAGCGACAGTAGGTATAAGTAGTGAACACCGGACTACAttaattagttttagtttaacaTTTGTGTTGTACGCAACTCAACATGTTGAAGGTACCTCTCTTGCTCGGAGTCATTCTGGTGGCATTTGTGGCTGAGTCAACCTGTCAGCGGTTTATTCAGCCAACATATAGACCGCCGAGACAACGAAAACCTGTCATACGTCGGGTCCGAGAAGCGGGTGAACTAACACCAATATTAGCTGTAGAAGATGTTCCATATCTATTAGACGCAGTGGAGTCACTGGAAAGGACTGTGAGGAGCTTAGACTCACCCAGTGCGAAACGCGGCGGTGGCAGCCATTCGACGTCATCAGGAAGTCGTGATACCGGAGCCACGCATCCGGGATATAACCGTCGAAACGCACGGAGCCTCGACTCACCCAGTGCCAAACGAGGCAGACGCAACGCACGAGAAATCAGATTGCCCGGTCATCTCAATCCTCTAAGGCCGAAGCCGTTGTTCCCGCGACCAAGTGTTCCAGCACCAGTGCCTCGCATTCCCATATATGCGAGAACTGCTCGTGATATTCATATCCCTGGAATGAAGAAGCCCACGCACCGTGACGTAATAATTCCGAACTGGAATCCCAATGTCAAAACGAATCCTTGGGATCGTATCGGTGGGAGAGGACGACATGGAAGGAGCATAGGCATTACCGAGGTTATTAATGATATCGAAATTTTAGATAATGTAGATTACCCGCATGAAAGAGTTGCTAGAGACATTCAAATTAATGGTCTGCCGAGAAAGCCTACGCATCGCGATGTGATAATTCCGAACTGGAACCCTCATGTTCGTACCAAGCCGTGGCAATCGCTTGGAGGGGCTGGTCGTGGTCATTGATAATAGGAAGTGCTAATTAAATCTAATACTTATGTgtataaaaaacttaaataaaattaatacaatcATAACATGATATGTTTTAGTACAAGCTACTTCCTTCTACctacttttcttttttttccagCATGCAAAGCGCCACTAAAGTAATAGGTTTTAATGACTAGggaacatttttaattattttttctacacacaaatattataaacaccatgtataggtattatacgttaaaaaaaaacgcaaaatCACAAATTATGATCaccataaaaataaactgttagGTGTAACTTGTGAATTTCTTGTGAAAATgccattattatttatatgttcTCAATAATGACTTAGAAAACCTAGGATTTATGTATCTACTTACTTTGCTTTTGTAATCAACACATTACTTAGCTAACACGAAATTACATTTTTCGTTCGCATAAGAAAATTCATCTTGACTTGGAATTGTAAACGATATCGTGGAATTTTATTTCGTTCAGTCTAAAACGACTCTTGTCAGTTTATACTTATGAATAATTCAAGGAAACTGCAGACCGGGATCATTTAATATTGTTAGAATGAAACCGGGGTGAATGCAAGTTCGGAACGAAATAACGAAGATGGCAAGCACTGTAACGAAGATTGTTAGAGCGTCCTTATTATACCTTGCAGAGTATTTTGACTAAAAGGACCGTAACGTAATCATAGAAACGCGTTttcgaataaatttaaaaagtgtAAAGTTGTAAACTGAACATCGTCAACCTGCATCTACGAAGAACTTCAATAATCAGAAATAACAGCTTCAAACTTATATGCTTGGCGTGGGTGGAAAAATGGGAGGCACATAACTATTGTATTAGAGTACATCAATCAATTACGTTTGAATTGTGTTTCACATTTGATcttttttacatataaattttTGCCTCTTTTTGGATTTGGggattttgtaaattacttttagttttctttttatacTGGCCTATTCATATAGTTCTATTACTTCCGGTATTAAAATTCATAGAGTTCTACCGTGATGTTGCATCTCATTATCCACTgctatatattacctatttgtcTCTTAATTCATATCCACTCTAATGTTGCTATTGCTGTCTTTGGTGGCCTTTATGATGTCTCTCCATTTAGTGCAAAAATGttcatatcaaaaaatattgCACGAATCTTTCAATGGATTATGGTTGATTAAACACGGATGGCTTCTGGCAAAATATTGAAGTGCGCAATCTACAATGCAAAATTGTTTAATTAACATACACGTGTTACTCGTATTCAACGAAACCttataaatattgtacagcaataCTACTCGCTTACcacctttgcatacaaatttctatgcaTTTATATCTAACTTTTCTTTgctgctgctaactgtacctagagcaggcctatggaactctccgcgcgagctcggttttatacctacgaatccgttcccgttcacggtagaaaagcaagccagttggttgccacgcGCGCTCACGCACACACGTCGCGTTGCCGCGCGCTCGAATAGCGAAAGAAATGTCTTGAATATgctaaaatgtatgcgaaagaaaCCATTGAACAAATAACACTAAGTACTTGTAGTGTGGATGAATgcagaaacaacaaaactaatataaaataccgtttttgctcttccgatagataggaaaagtaggtagacattctcaatacaagtacttttggttttatttttacgatGGTTTCAATTGTTGTTGCAAGCTACTTAGgtggtattgaattattgattcattgcgcggtttataaaacggcgtaaacactgcgtttactgcagggagatatgaccttttaaaatgtctcGCAGTCACTCGTCGGAATgaaacgcataaacggaatattgtaattacttattgcaacttatcttgctcatggttattttacgctatgcttttatatgaccagttctaatgttagtttgacaattaaaacttatatttgtacctacctaagtaggtaggtatcttatattagtaaatcatttctaagcgtcggcaaccctagcgttgcgccggtgcgcggcggcgcgttgaaggtcattccattgtattttagtgtaggtattaaaacggtaggtatttgcgttttctttgagagataagtatctgttcgtaagaactattatataatctgtgcctaGAGTACTTAGGTTCAACTAAATGTGGTGAAAGAATGAATTTTCATAATGTCTCCCTTCATGGGCTCCAAAAATTCTAATGGAACGTTTATACttaaccctaaaaatactattCGTCACACTCAAGTTGTCGATAATCAGACGTACTTACTATTGGGCTCAAGCACAAACTATCCACGGAACAGGGCGCAGCTTTCCGTTTCCCTACTTTAATATTTTACTCTGGAAAATTGAGTCCCTTTGATTAGATCGGAACATGTAAAATTACTTTGGTTACAAACATAGGGTCCATgcctatatgtaggtatattatgtttaaCT is a window from the Cydia amplana chromosome 6, ilCydAmpl1.1, whole genome shotgun sequence genome containing:
- the LOC134649224 gene encoding uncharacterized protein LOC134649224, which gives rise to MLKVPLLLGVILVAFVAESTCQRFIQPTYRPPRQRKPVIRRVREAGELTPILAVEDVPYLLDAVESLERTVRSLDSPSAKRGGGSHSTSSGSRDTGATHPGYNRRNARSLDSPSAKRGRRNAREIRLPGHLNPLRPKPLFPRPSVPAPVPRIPIYARTARDIHIPGMKKPTHRDVIIPNWNPNVKTNPWDRIGGRGRHGRSIGITEVINDIEILDNVDYPHERVARDIQINGLPRKPTHRDVIIPNWNPHVRTKPWQSLGGAGRGH